One Malania oleifera isolate guangnan ecotype guangnan chromosome 10, ASM2987363v1, whole genome shotgun sequence genomic region harbors:
- the LOC131166783 gene encoding subtilisin-like protease SBT1.8: MGLVAWLCFSALLQCVLVVGKQTYVVHMNYYMKPSSYATHKDWYVASLESLPSSSSTNFSLLYIYDTVYHGFAASLNLEQVEALRRSNSILGVYKEQIYTLHTTRTPNFLGLNHLKHTSIGKRLIQAYQNVIIGVIDVGVWPESKSFDDSGMSPIPNTWGGKCETGSDFNSSCCKRKLIGARAFFKSYAEATGQKNISLTPRDQDGHDTYTLSMAAGSCVSNASLYGYATGTAYGMGLKTRVTVYKVCWEQGCFFADVLAGMERATKDGVHMLSISLGGSPDPYYDDVIAVGAFAAMDGGILVSCSAGNRGPAEASVVNVAPWILTVGAGTLDRDFPAHATLGNGKRVAGVSLYSGQGMGKKAASLVYANGKNKTSSGLCFPSSLEGNMVEGKVVVCDRGISDRAAKGEVVRDAGGAGMILANTAGYGEELAADSHLLPAMATGQKASDLIRRYAESDEDATCLLSFEGTVLDVRPAPAVASFSSRGPNIVNPQILKPDLIAPGVNILAAWTQEAGPTGLDSDKRRTHFNIMSGTSMLCPHISGLAATVKAAHPERSPSAIKSALMTTAYTLDNTNSPLLDLTNNLTATPFDYGAGHVNIMKAISPGLIYNISTNDYITFLCSLNYNISVVKDIVMNTFVNCSEKFIDLGQLNYPSFSVMFKKNRTIQYSRDITNVGPANSVYNVSVYGPPTVRVTMTPSVITFKNEGDKSMYTVTFESIKDGNREERFAFGSITWSNEEYKATSQVAYSRA, translated from the exons ATGGGTTTGGTGGCATGGCTCTGCTTCTCTGCACTCCTACAATGTGTATTAGTAGTGGGAAAGCAAACATATGTAGTGCACATGAATTATTATATGAAACCCTCATCCTATGCAACCCACAAAGATTGGTATGTTGCTAGCCTTGAGTCCCTCCCCTCCTCCTCCTCTACAAACTTTAGTCTCCTTTACATCTATGACACAGTCTACCACGGGTTTGCCGCCTCTCTTAACCTAGAACAGGTCGAGGCCCTTCGCCGATCCAACTCAATTTTGGGCGTCTATAAGGAACAAATTTACACTCTCCACAC cacccGTACACCTAACTTTCTTGGCCTCAATCACCTTAAACACACCTCGATTGGTAAAAGATTGATCCAAGCCTACCAAAACGTCATTATTGGGGTCATCGATGTGGGAGTGTGGCCAGAGTCTAAGAGCTTTGATGACTCGGGCATGTCACCGATTCCAAATACGTGGGGTGGCAAGTGTGAGACTGGCTCTGATTTTAATAGCTCGTGCTGCAAGAGGAAGCTCATTGGCGCTCGCGCCTTCTTCAAGTCATACGCAGAGGCCACGGGACAAAAAAATATTAGCCTGACACCTCGAGATCAAGATGGCCATGACACTTACACCTTAAGCATGGCGGCTGGGTCATGCGTTAGTAATGCTAGCCTTTATGGATATGCTACCGGGACAGCATACGGAATGGGCCTAAAGACGCGAGTCACGGTGTACAAGGTCTGTTGGGAACAGGGATGCTTCTTCGCAGACGTACTTGCGGGCATGGAACGTGCCACAAAGGATGGTGTACACATGCTTTCAATATCTTTGGGAGGTTCGCCTGATCCGTATTATGATGACGTCATTGCTGTGGGGGCATTCGCGGCAATGGATGGGGGAATTCTCGTTTCTTGCTCCGCTGGAAACAGAGGGCCTGCCGAAGCTTCTGTAGTCAACGTGGCACCGTGGATCTTGACTGTTGGAGCTGGAACTTTGGATCGGGATTTCCCGGCTCATGCCACGCTGGGAAACGGGAAACGAGTCGCAGGTGTATCCCTTTACAGCGGTCAAGGGATGGGCAAAAAAGCAGCATCGCTGGTTTATGCAAATGGGAAAAATAAAACATCGAGCGGACTTTGCTTTCCTAGTTCACTTGAAGGGAACATGGTGGAGGGGAAGGTGGTGGTGTGCGATCGGGGAATCAGCGATCGCGCGGCAAAAGGAGAGGTTGTGCGCGACGCAGGTGGGGCGGGGATGATATTAGCGAACACAGCCGGATATGGGGAAGAGTTGGCAGCAGATTCTCACTTGTTGCCAGCCATGGCAACGGGGCAGAAGGCCAGTGATTTGATCAGAAGGTATGCCGAGTCCGATGAGGATGCTACGTGTTTGCTGAGCTTTGAAGGGACTGTGTTGGACGTGCGACCGGCGCCGGCTGTGGCCTCATTCAGCTCCAGAGGACCCAATATTGTGAATCCACAGATATTGAAACCGGATTTGATTGCGCCTGGAGTAAATATTTTGGCAGCTTGGACCCAAGAAGCTGGGCCTACTGGTTTGGACAGCGATAAGAGGAGGACTCATTTCAACATCATGTCTG GTACCTCTATGCTTTGTCCACACATTAGTGGATTAGCGGCCACGGTCAAAGCAGCCCATCCAGAGCGGAGCCCAAGTGCTATAAAGTCGGCTTTAATGACAACTGCATATACACTCGATAACACCAATTCTCCTCTCCTTGATCTCACAAACAATTTAACTGCTACTCCATTTGACTATGGTGCCGGGCATGTTAACATAATGAAGGCCATCTCACCAGGCcttatatataatatttctacGAATGATTACATTACATTCCTATGCTCCTTAAACTACAACATTAGTGTTGTAAAAGACATCGTCATGAATACCTTTGTTAATTGTTCGGAGAAATTCATTGATCTAGGTCAACTAAATTACCCATCATTCTCTGTTATGTTTAAGAAAAATAGGACCATTCAGTACTCTCGAGACATAACAAATGTTGGGCCAGCAAATTCTGTATACAATGTTTCTGTGTATGGACCACCCACTGTGAGAGTAACTATGACCCCTAGCGTAATTACTTTTAAAAATGAAGGAGACAAGAGTATGTACACAGTAACATTTGAGTCAATAAAGGATGGAAATAGGGAGGAGAGATTTGCATTTGGGTCGATTACATGGAGCAATGAAGAGTACAAAGCCACAAGCCAAGTTGCTTATTCGCGGGCATAG